DNA sequence from the Poecile atricapillus isolate bPoeAtr1 chromosome 4, bPoeAtr1.hap1, whole genome shotgun sequence genome:
AGGAATTCCCTACTGACCTTAAAAGCATGTTAGGAGCTCAAAAATAATCTTGTgtcattacaaaaaaaattcctcaaagaGAAAAGGTGAACTGAGATAGGAGAGTAAGAATCACTTTAGGAAATTTGTGCTACAGGTCCAGGTAAATCAGATGCCATCCTACTTCCTAGtattacaaaaaaagaaacagaaccaaaaaaagcaccccgaggaaaaaaaaaacaaaacaaaaccaagattGCACCATCAGTGACTTTTGAGAGAAGTAACAAGCATTTCGATTCTTTGTGTGTATAGACACAGGAATATGAAGAATTCAGCTGTGACAACTTAACATGTAGAATTTTCCAGTCCAAATGAAACTCAGTAAATCAAGGAACCAGCTGAATCCTACTCAGTCAATGGAAAAGTAGAAGTTTCACTATCACCTTCCTGCTGTAAGGACTTTTTTCCAATGCCAGACACTATTTCTTAATCCATTTTTGTTCTTCAGCTTGAGATTGATCAAACTCTATTATTTGACACCACATTAGCCTATCAATGCAATTGCTCTGGCACAAAGAAGCCTGTCCAACAGACTTCAAATTTTGTCAATCTTGTAAGTCCAAAGGATGCTGGGGCAAGGCAATAGCCCAATCCACTTTAGATCCAGTGACTGAAATAGCCCCTTTCTTAAGTGACCTCCTGTACAATGAATTTTGCCTGAAAAAGACCAAGACCAGTAATTTTGCTTCTGTCCTTCCTCATGTgcatttgttatttttgtttaaatgatGGAAATAATTCAGCAGTTACTGAACCAACCTACAATAATTTGACTTCTCAACGCTAGTTTCAGCAACAGATAATTTAgcacattttcctctcctttcccactCCCAAGTGTTTCCATGTTTTATTtaccaaaaataaattttaaaagctagTTAAGTAAGGACAAGCTACTTCCTTCATGTGATAATTTTGACAACACCAGGTTCTTGTGCCTTAGCaaaattcaggaagaaaaaaaaaagaaaaaaaaagtatctgaaGTGTTACTAAGGTTGAGATTACTATTATCACTGacaaagaaatatttgcaaattAACTGAtctttagcaaaaaaaaaaaaaaaaaattaaaccataaTTGCAAAAGCATATAGTAAAGTTTCAGCTAAGTATGCTCTTACAAACAGTACAGTCCTTTTCTAAGTGTAGTTCCTTTGAATCAACAGCACTCTCTTCTCTGGCTTCACTTCCAAGCAAGAGCTAAATGAGAAGAGTGactaaaaaaatccacaagtCTGAAGTCTTTTACACATATCCAAGTGTTGTCACTGTAGACCATTTGGAAAATCATGACAATAAATGGAGCTCTTCATTTTGAAATCAGACCACTGGCTCCTCTATATAGAATTGGAAGCTTAACTCTAGGCATCCATATTTTATTTGGTCTCAAATAAATTTGTTACTAGGGTTTAAATCGAAGTATTTGCACTGAAGACAGCTAGAGTAACACCATTCCTCAGAAGTGATCAGAACTTGCAGTTAGTAGTGTTGCAAGAGGATTAATGAAATTTTCAGTgtgctctgcagaaaaaaaggttGGTacatttagaagaaaaacaagtgccCAAGACACATTAAGTGAAGCCAGCAAAAGGGCAATCGTatgctattttaaaatacagtttgcattttttctgaGAATCCtagccctggaaaaaaaatgtactcaCATAACAGTTTTCTTTCCTATTCATTCCTCAGCTTAAAACAGCTTGTTTGAATAGCTACATGGGGGCTCATCTTTTTGATTTGCCTCTAGAGTCCAGTTAATCACAACCTCCACCAAACAGGCTCTTGTTCTGACACAATGACTCATGATATCAGGGTGGTCTGAATCCCCAGCGTGTATTTTCTGATCATAGTTTAACCAAAGCTGGAGTTCTCTCCCTCCAGAATTTGGCCTCTCTGATGGACACTCAAACAACCCACTGTATCTAAACACAAACATTCTGCCTGAAAGCTTCCCTTGAACAACAACGGGATTTTGTTCCAACCACTAAAGAATGTGCGCAAGGCTATGTAGCATGGGGCCCCCCAAAGGATGTGGTCTTCCTCAAAGCTTGAGGAACCCTGGACTACATCCCTTCCATCTGATAGAATAAATGAGCTAACAGAAACTCAGAATTATTCATTACAAACTTTTGTCTAAGTAGCAATCCAAGGTTGACAAGCACTTTAAAAACCTTAGCTGAATTTGCCCCACACTCCCACTGGaacaaaataaaggctttttctTCATGTTATCTTTATTGCAAAACCCAAGTTTTCATTTATGTAAGTCCACTAGATCTAATATCTGAAATGCTACAAAGAATTTTGGTCCTTTTGACTTGGACCTAATCCTGCTTGATTTCTTCTACTCTTCTCCCACCTGACTTGAAAATGCCACGTCCTCacaatttttcccctttctttttacTGAGCTCATCACTTACCATGAAACTGTGAAACTATTGGAGGAGTGTCTTCATCTAAGTCATCAACTCCCCCTGCAATTGGGTAGGGAGGAATGGAAACTCGAGGCATAACTACCCAGCTGTGATCAGAGTAGAGAGAGGAGGTCAAGCTTGGTAGCCCAGAATTGTGTGCGATTTGAAACCCGCAAATCTTCTCAATCTGTTGCCATCGATAAAGACGCTCTCGCAAACACGTCGTCAACTCAGAGAGTGCTTTCCTGAAGAAAGGCacatattaaaattatatacaCTGTTCATATTGATAAAGCAAAGCAACATACTCATTCCAGCATACCAGATCCATTACAGCTGTTGAAATATTcacattttagtattttttaaattgcttttctaAAGTGCAAAACCACTAAGACATTCTCTCAAAAATACCATTGTTCCAGGAATGGAATATGAATATAAGAATATGCATCCTGTCCTGATAACCCTCTTACTTTGCTTCAAGAATTTTATGGTCCACTTCATCCAGGGAGGAGCTGTGTGCAACATGTAATGTTCCAAATACGGtgcttctcttcttttttatcttttctgccTAAAAAGCAAAGTAAAGTGAAATGCATAAAACTAGTAGCAAACTTAACAGATGACAAAACACTAGCGATATTGACAGGTAGCAAACAacaattcaaagaaaaaagcacAAGTGTTTAACTGCTTTGTGTTTACTATTTCATATCTCTAGCaacaaatcagaaaaatctTTAAGTAGCTGAAGAATAATTTATTACCTCATCTTTAGCAATTGCTAATTGCATTTCTGCATGCTGTCTTTTGATATTGTAATACTGTACTTCGACTTCATGTGTTAACTGAAGCCACTTCTGCAAAGCTTCAGGAACAGACCAATTACTTCTCAACTCAAACTCCTTCTCAGCCTTTTTCAAAGCCATACGAACCTACCAatcaagaagaaataaaagtgtCACCAAAAGAACTAACAGGTGAATTATAAGCACCTACTTTTTACCCTACAGCAACATACCAAAGCTTGACAGTTTTGGTGTGTGCCAGTTGTTGTCAGGTATGCAGATCTGGCATCTCTGAAATCCAGCATATGACCTTCCACATTTTTTCCAATAATATATCATTCCTAATTCAaagttcaaatatttttctaagacGATTATTTTTTTAGTACAATAAATCCAAATTTATTGCTGCTCAGATGAAACAAAGCTACTCTTGCTCTTCTAATAACAAGGTTAAAAAAgcttttgtatatatttttgttCAGCGAATCCCAAAATATTATGATAAACTAATACACAAAGTTTACAGCTTCTAATAGtttcaggattatttttttagatAAGGGCATGATTGACAGACACTCATTAAGTGCTCCCAGAATTTTTCCATTCAAATCTAGCATTTGGGGAACGCTGCTTTAAACACTACTGAAGATGTAATAAAACTAGGACTGATTTAAAGTCAACACTAAATTTATAAACAGCTGCCAGATACCTGTACTAACTCCTCCTCTGCATATTTGAGCCTGCTGAGCTCACATTCAGCTCCCTCTCTCAATTCCCTTAGGCGATGAGCTTCACGTTTTGCGTCATTGATCTCATCCATCATTTTGCGCTCCAGATTTTGCTTTTCAACAGCAACATTTCTATTCTCTTCTTGTGCCTTCTCAAGCCTTCACaattgaataaaaaatatgagaaaatacACAGCATATTTGTTAAAAGTTGCAGTCCTCGGGATAACAAAATGCATCCAGCAACAGggcaagaggcaatgggcacaaaccAAAGCACATGAGGTTCcgtctgaacatcaggaaacactttCACCATGAGAGTGACtgaacactggcacaggttgcccagagaggtggtagagtctccatccttggacaTATTCAGAAGCCACCTGGACATGTTCCTAGGCAACCTGTTCTAGATGatcctgcttgagcaggaggggctggacaAGATGAACTCcagaagtctcttccaacctcaaCCACTCTGTGATAAAGACTCTGCAAGCTTCATGAATCAGCAGCAATTACATCACACAACGTGATATCCATGCCAGGCAAAATATCCAAGCTTTTAAGTGAACCATCATTAAGAGTGTAGTATCAAAATACAAGTCTCTATAGACAACTGTGTTACAGGTGAAACACAAACTCCCACACTGCTATATATGCAATAGAAGCTAATCAGTTCAGGTCTGCTTCAATCTTAAAagcttaaaaagagaaaaaatgttctCATTCCCATGTATCtaactatttaaaataaactgtgaTTATATGAAAATAACAATACAATACATACTTGTAAATCTGTAGCAAAAAAGACTGAGCCTCTATTCTCTACCTTCATCCACAAGTTTGTATTGCCTGCTAAAATATCCAGGGGCAATCTCTACCCAAGAAATCAGCACCACTGAAATCACAATTTCCATGCAAAGGGAAGATGTACAAAATCCAAAGGCAGTTAATGCAAAAAACTTAAGACAGTAAAAGATCTCCATTTGTGTTTAACCTCAAAACAAAaggacaacttttttttttttttcttttaggtttTATACCTTTCCTGCAAGTCAAGAAGACTTTGCTCTGCTGTTTGGAGACTTTCTAAGTCCTTCATCATTTTTGTGATATGTTCTCTTGAGGTTCTGTTCTGTGTATATGCAAACCAGCAGCCTCCAAAACCAATAACTATAGAAACTGTTAATATAAAATCCTTCATCCAGTTGTGAGGGGGACCTGTGCAGAGAACAACACCATCATTAACTAGTTCATTGAGACAGACAACAGAATAAGGCCTTCCCCCCCTCTCCCGGCCTATAAGGTGACCTGATGCTAAACAGAATTCTAGCTCATTTACCTCAAACCACTTCCAACAACTACCTTCCAAATGTATTCCACACATTTTCCATACAAAATAAGCAGCTCTGCTCTAATACAATTTACCTAATCTATACTAAAACATTCATTAGACTGAGAAAAGCTTGCTAAACCCCTTTACAAGTACACACTCTGTCTTTATTTAGAGTTAAAATAGAGCTCCACAGTTGCACTTTATCAGGCCAGTAGTAGGTGTAATTAGGTTTAAGCAAATTCTCCCAGCCTGCACCCTTTTGAATGCCCTATGCTGAATTAAAAATGcactcagaaaaaataaagtacattttaaaatggtaaCAGCAGcactttttataaataaaagttGGATTGTCAATTTATCATATCCAAGATTCACATAACAGATCTTTGTTAGTACAACTTTTATAGTCACTTGCACCTCTGTAAAGACAGTTTCTGTGAGCATTAACAGTCTAATACAAAGTGCTTTTTGTTTCCCCCCTAAAATTCCGCAGCTCAGATCTGGCCTGACTAATTCAGGAACACCTGACACACACAGtaccagagcagagctgtaacTGTGTCTGAGCAAGCATGCAGAGCATGCAGAGCACTGGTGATGTGGTATGGACATGGCTGCACATGGTAAAATGGGTCTCCTGCATGTGGGACTCCTGCATTAAATTTAACTGCACTTAAATTCAAGTATGCACAACACACACAGGTGTTGGATTTGCATCACcatctccttttttcttcttggggAAGGTCATCCCCTCTCATTTCAGCATCCCAGCTTCACTGTCCAAGCTAACTGAGAAGTGAATGTAACCTTAGCTATAAACGTAATTTAAACACTCAAAAATTTAGAGGACACTTCTTGTAGCACAAAAGCCAGCACCCACTTGTCAAGTGAGTTTATACTAAAATTTCTACATGGTTTTACAAACAGAAATGAACCTTTGTCCTGCTCACAGCACCTAAACAACCTTTTTCAATTCATTGCAGAGTTCCACAATGCATGCCAAGCAATCAATCAGCACATCCACAAAATTGATAAGCTATCCTATCTACACTATCAAGTGCCACAGAAAATATGCTCTGATGAATTCTTACAATCAAGAGAtaagaaaaaaactccaaaaagtTACTAACGGGTGAGAGGTCCAAATAAAACAACGTCCAAGGCTTTAAGCTGAAGCTTCTGTCTATGGCTCCGGTCAATTATTTTCAAGTGGGAGATCATGAAAGCATGTTCATTTACTGCTATCCTGTTAATGACAAGACAAAACGTTACCTATTCCATAAACTATATTCAAAATCAGTctatgcaaagaaaaaaaaccacaccaatAGAATTTCCCACTGTTACATCGATTACAGCTATGCAATTAAGAGTGAGAAATACAATACAACTGTAATGCTATATaaacactatatatatatatatatatatatatcagcatgtggcaaaagaaaaaaaatagcatcatTTCAGTAgtcttttccttctggaaaaaaacattaaataaatccatttatCATAGTAAAAGGTACATTTACAGACTTGTGACACCAACTCCTAAATACATGCAATTCTCAGGTCTGGTATTTATGCTCTAGGAATGGTATTTTACAGTTACATCATTGTATATACACATACAATAGATCAGAAGATGTTCAACAGGAAGTTTGCAACCACACAAAATTCTGTGACCTTTGATAAGAGCTtccacagaaagaaataaaacttttatgaaaactgtatttttaaatatgctggcagaaaaaaataaatgcagctaCCTCTTCAAAACTGCAAGGATACTTCTCTTTTCTTGCATTTGACTGTATCTTGTTAGACATTAGGTTCACATAGCTGTTCCTACCATACAGACTAATGCAGCAACCCAAGGGTTTGCTAATCTAGAAGTTATATTCACCTGGGAAGTGTTGTTCCATTGACATTGCTGTCTCTAAAATTCTTTTCATATTGGGGCAATTCAACAAAATCTGAGAGCCACTGAAGAGTGTCCTCTTGAGTCCAGTTatgaactgaaagaaaaattaaattaccttAGGTTTTTATAAAAATCAACAGCTTAGAAGACAAGCAGTAGAAAAGCAGGTTACAGTAACCAAGAAAGTTTAGCCTAAtataattccagaaaaattagCATGACCAAAGTGTTTCTGGCATTTTGCCTTTTTCATTACATGCTCCCCTGTGAAAGCTTAGGtaaattataaataaacaaGCATGGAACCAGCAGaagtatttctttattaaaacttTCACAGAACAATTTAGTCTTTTGCTTTAGTTTAAATCAGGACAGCATCTTGTGGCTTTCATCTACTTAAACCGATTCCAGCCTCAAGCCCTCCGTCCTTGCTACCCTTGCAGAACTAAACACACATCAGCTGGTGCTGTAACCATTTGAGGCAATGCACCTAGATCTTTCCCAGGATGATGCCTTAAGAACTTGTTTTGACAAGAATTTTCTTAGAGGCTTTTGCTGACTAACCACAAAATGTGAGCtgacaagagaaaaagagaagagactGAAAGGAAACACCAAAAGacagaagaaacaggaaaaccATTAAATCTCTCAAACATGCCCAAGTAGAATTACATGCAAAAATACTCtaagaaaaattacttaaaatatgTAGAGAATAATTAACAATATTCCTTAATAACAGCAACACTCTACATAAACATTCACAGCTACAGATGCGCTAAGAAAATACTACGCACAGATagtacaaaaaataaaataaaataaattaaaaaatatcataTTTCTGTCCCTTACAAACCAGCTGCTACAGTTTACAGCTTCATACTGACAAAATTGAAGGGAAATTGTTCACTCCATTTATGACTGTAAAAGTCTGTCTACATATGAAAGAAACAGGGACTGCCTCCTTCTGCACAGACATGTATTCACATGAAAAACTGGGGgggtttttaaatgtttctctaTCTAGAACTACTTGCATGTGACAGTGCTGGACAGAGATTACCACTTGGACACATTCTCAGTGGTGACTTTTGACAGTATTCCTTTAGAAAGCACTGCTGAAAGCTTGACAGGTAAAGCTGCAGGCAATGGAAATTTTTATGAGTTCAAATTCATATTTCAATTCACAGTGTAACTGAAATAAGGACTTCTAGGTCTCTTGTCTACACTAGCTCAGCTGCAAAATAAGCTTAAACATTTTAGATTATCATTCCAGATAGGCAGAGACAGAACACATTTCACAGACTCACAGCTTCAAGAAACAAACTCACAGTACAAACCTCTTGTTATCTATCCATATGAACAGCTACACAACCTTCCCAGTATGCTGTCccatttctttgtctctttgtgaGATACAGTCAGGTAACGATTTGAAACAGATTTAGTTTTGTCATAGTACTCTAAATTTTATGCAAAATGTCTGGGTTCCATTATAAACAGGTAGTTTTCCCACTGCAAAGATTCTTTACTGTTTGGTGAATAATAAGCAGATTTACAAATCAAAGTCATTTGACTGCTCATTACAAGTCCCAAAAGAGTGATAAAATCATCCAGAAGAATATCCCTTTAACTGCATTCTAGAATTTTGTTCATAGACTGATCTAAAATAAAAGCACTGTGCTTTGTTGtgacatgagaaaaaaaacaccaaaaatagCCACTACACACTACAGACTATCATTGACAGTACAGAACACTCCATTTCAGAAGCCACACAATTCACTGAGTTTTTAAGTTGGGGGAAGGGTTAAAAATACCATTGAGACTTTTCACTTCTACTGCTAAAAGATTTTCATAGACACTCTGCCAAATTCTACCTAAATTTATAGGTTTCCACAATCCAGTAGTAATAGTAAACATATTATTATGAAAGAAATTAGGTACACATTTAAGTGATTTACCATAGAGCAAATCACATCTGTTGCACTGCTTAAACTGgtgtaatattttcttcatagaGTATCAAGGAAATTTTCCCAAACAAATCAGTTATGTTCTGGAAAAAACACTTTATTATTCATTATCTATCACTGTATCAGATTCCTCCATTAGTACAGAAACTGCAAAAAGAAGCAACTACAGTCTATCCTAAAGTAGAACTGAAACTTGCACTTTCGGTACTCCTATACTGTTAcctatttattaaaaaataaaatcaattacTTCTTTATTTATGCTGCATCCCTTTAATGGACCACTCAACCATTTAAGCTGatgaatatatgaatatatactGTCATCTCTTATTCTGGGGCGTCAAGATCAGAATCTCTTCTCACATACACATTTTGCAAGAAATTTAGATTTATTATGTAAACTAATTCTTCATTCACAGAATTCCAGTGCCCCTAAAAGTGCCCAAGTTTTCCAGGTGGAGTCAGACTCTAAACTACACTGCTCTTCCTTTCCTATTCTATCAGTGAAAACATTCAGACCGCCTCTTTTTGTTGATATCTGCCATAAGTTGGTTGGGAGTATTACCTGACTTGTCTCCAATAAGACTTCACGACATACATATGCGTTTGTTCTGCAACAGCATGAAGTACTGAAAAGCAAACTGGCctttctccacaagaaacactTATAGTCCAGTGAAACATGACACAAGGCAAGTGTGACATACACCAGGTGTATTGGAGGGCAAGCAGGCCAGCTGCAATTCATCTTGATCAGCACTGCCAATTAGAATGTGCCAACTCCCACTAATTAGCTGAGGCTGTAATTTTTCCATAGTTCCATTGCTAAGAAAGAAAGCAGTACTTCAGACAGCAGAGTAGCAAGTCACAATTAGTGTAAGGTAAATGCATTTAGCATTACAGAGTAATTTTAACATCCTTCTCTCTCACACCACTTTTTACAAAGAGACACCTTGAGAGAGAGGATGTCAGCAACATGCTTTGGGCAAGCAGGTACAGAAGGGACAGCAttcacagcccagagcagcactCAGTCTCTAGACCTCCATCAGCCATTTCACTTTAGACCACAAAGTTttgagttttgggggggttttccTACTTCTTTTCAACTGTTCTACCAACATACCTGAAGGTGAAGATAGCAAAAGTAACTTTAAACCAGCCCTGTATGAAAGTCTCTCATTGTCAACCCATATTAATTAGAAAATCAGGCTATTTACCAGTTTTTTGTCTTAAATTTATCATGTTAAGTTTATCACACAAAAGGATTCAAAAACTCAGTTTTTAGGACCTTCAGTGGTGCGCAGCATTACATAACTCATCCTTAGCCAAGCCCTGCTTGCATGCATTTCCAACCTCCAGATATTTAAAACCTAAGACAGCAAATAATTAGAGAGCAAGGCAACCACAACAGTTTATGGTATGCAGTTTAGTCCCAGCTGCTGCAAGAACACCTGTGCAGTAGTATATCAGAATACAACAGGTGATCACACGTGCAAATATAGAGCtatttttgtatctttttaCCCTAATAAATAATGTACCAGACTTTAGCTCACCTCCTATTTtcacagagggaaagaaaattaaagggggaagaaaaaaggtaCACATACCTTTACAAAGGTAACAATGAGAAAGTTTTTTTGTATTATAGTGCAGTCTATAGGAGATACTATACATTAAAGCTCAAATAtgtcataataaaaaaaaaaaaaaaagaaacaagctaCTTTGTAGTAGATGCTTGTAACAACTAGGTTTTGAGAGGAGTCAAATTAGTCAATTAGACAATAGCCAAGCATCCATGAACTCCAGATTTGACCTCAGCAGCTTTTACTTCATTACAAAACCAAGTCCCAAGGGACAATGCTACATCGCTAGAGGATGCAGCACCCAACCCTACTCACTGAGACAGGTCAAAGACCTACCCAGCTGAAGGCCTGGACTGATTTTACAGCCTCCTTGCTACTGAGACTAAACACCTATGCCCCACTCTTTAGACAGCAAATTCACGTGACCACAGCCCATTGCAGGGCCAAAAAGAGAAGGCAGGTGCCATTGAGTGAGTGAACTCCCAAAGATCATTGTACAAAGACTGGTATTTGGACATCAAACCAAATGTTCACCTGTCCCCTTTTCCACACTCAAAACTACTACCTCTTCAAGGCTCTTgcagaaaaaatactgaagatGCTCCTTCGATATTAACCTAACAGTAGCTATCAAGTGTTAGTTTTGAATAGCTGAAAAACTCTGTAGTACATGCATAAATACTGCTTAGTTAGAAGAGGAGACAGTCAAAGAATAGCATACAACAAGCACATACTGGCATTTACATTTAAAGAACAGTAACACACAGTAACTGAAATCCAAATACTTTCAGAGAGCAGCATCTTCTATGTTTTAAACAGCTATGGTAGTTCACAGTCACTCCTCTAAATAGAGCACTCTGTAGAATTAGataatgacattaaaaaaattcaaaggtCATAAAAAGCACGTTCTAactaaactaaattaaattatagTCTTGTTTTGTACCAAATGAGCCCTTTAAACTGAGTGTCAACACAGCAGCAATAGTCTTGATGCTGATTCAAGCATATGACTCCTTCCATGCAGGTAAAACCTGTAACAGCCTTGAACTTCCTTTAATTTGCACCAGCAGAGACTATGCTTTAAGGTTTCTGCACCAGGTAGGGACATCAAAAACCTGCCCAGTacaagaaatattaaaaagcaatATTCAGAAGCCCTCTTTTTTATTACCCAATTTTTAGAGCTTTGAATGCAACCAATCCTCAGTGTTACATTCAGTGTATAAAATCCTTCTCAATCAATTATTTAAAAGCAACCTCTATTTTCCTTAATCCTAAAATGAGACACGAAACAGCAATGgcattttttgctttcttccctCAAACCTTATCTGTCTTGCACCACCGATATGTTAAACAAAGAACACCTTTAAGCTACTTGACAAATATTTAAGACAAACATTCACATAAAGCAAGCTTTATGGCAAAGAATGGGCAAATTCTACTCAGCATAAACTACACAGCAGTAGATCAAGATACTTCTGTATAAGAACAGAAACTGTCAAGAGCACTAGACTTTGTAATTCTCACACAGATACCTCAACAGATAGTTGACAG
Encoded proteins:
- the STIM2 gene encoding stromal interaction molecule 2 isoform X2; amino-acid sequence: MSGLRAPGVRPVPTCLLLLGLLLPASAAGAGCELEAADGGGGSGGRRGGRGGAAASAAEPVTDPCSSLSPPCFTEEDRFSLEALRMIHKQMDDDKDGGIEVDESDEFLREDMQYKDASNKHSHLHREDKHITIEDLWKRWKTSEVHNWTQEDTLQWLSDFVELPQYEKNFRDSNVNGTTLPRIAVNEHAFMISHLKIIDRSHRQKLQLKALDVVLFGPLTRPPHNWMKDFILTVSIVIGFGGCWFAYTQNRTSREHITKMMKDLESLQTAEQSLLDLQERLEKAQEENRNVAVEKQNLERKMMDEINDAKREAHRLRELREGAECELSRLKYAEEELVQVRMALKKAEKEFELRSNWSVPEALQKWLQLTHEVEVQYYNIKRQHAEMQLAIAKDEAEKIKKKRSTVFGTLHVAHSSSLDEVDHKILEAKKALSELTTCLRERLYRWQQIEKICGFQIAHNSGLPSLTSSLYSDHSWVVMPRVSIPPYPIAGGVDDLDEDTPPIVSQFHGSIVKPSSTLARSSSLCRSRRSVVPSSPQSQHALQSPDPDILSVSSCPALYRTEEEEEAIYFSADKQWIKSNVSYWAKRRWMVTQFLQHVERVPTLVTWPHRKRLNSFWKEQMSLLKGKYRKQVRNVTP
- the STIM2 gene encoding stromal interaction molecule 2 isoform X3, translating into MSGLRAPGVRPVPTCLLLLGLLLPASAAGAGCELEAADGGGGSGGRRGGRGGAAASAAEPVTDPCSSLSPPCFTEEDRFSLEALRMIHKQMDDDKDGGIEVDESDEFLREDMQYKDASNKHSHLHREDKHITIEDLWKRWKTSEVHNWTQEDTLQWLSDFVELPQYEKNFRDSNVNGTTLPRIAVNEHAFMISHLKIIDRSHRQKLQLKALDVVLFGPLTRPPHNWMKDFILTVSIVIGFGGCWFAYTQNRTSREHITKMMKDLESLQTAEQSLLDLQERLEKAQEENRNVAVEKQNLERKMMDEINDAKREAHRLRELREGAECELSRLKYAEEELVQVRMALKKAEKEFELRSNWSVPEALQKWLQLTHEVEVQYYNIKRQHAEMQLAIAKDEAEKIKKKRSTVFGTLHVAHSSSLDEVDHKILEAKKALSELTTCLRERLYRWQQIEKICGFQIAHNSGLPSLTSSLYSDHSWVVMPRVSIPPYPIAGGVDDLDEDTPPIVSQFHGKYRKQVRNVTP